The genomic stretch TTTGTGCCGGCAGTTTTTCATTGTGTCGGCAAACTTTTCGTGGTCAAACGCTTTGTGTAAATTTCCGTTTTTGCCATATAAAGCCGATTTTGTCGCAGAGTAATATGGCGGGTCAAGGAAAATGAAAACATTTTGCCCGTCTGCATTTACAACGTCTTCGTAGTTCAGATTTGTAATTGTCGTAGTGCCGCCATTGATGACTTGTGCAAATTCGTTTAAACGCTGAATACTGCTTTCAGTAAAACGTCCTGTAAATGCACCTTCGCTGAAACCACCGCTTAAACTTGTTCCCGAAAATGTGATGCGATTGTAAATGAAAAATGCTGCTGCTCTTTCTAAGTCGTCGAATGTCGCAATATTTTTATTCAAGAATTGATGTAGTTCTTTACCAACGGGAAACAGATTTCGCCATTCGTAAATTTTGTCAATTAAAGCGTTCACGTCTTTCTGCGCCATTTCCCAAAATTTATACAACTCAAGATAAAGGTCGTTTACCCAAAATTTTTTGTTGGGAAAATGTTGTTTAGCGTAAATAAAAACTGAACCGCCCCCCAAAAAAGGTTCACGAAATTCGTCAAATTCAGGCAGCAACTTTGCAATTAAATTTACCGCACGACTCTTG from Arachidicoccus sp. BS20 encodes the following:
- a CDS encoding DNA adenine methylase — translated: MIKSPLRYPGGKSRAVNLIAKLLPEFDEFREPFLGGGSVFIYAKQHFPNKKFWVNDLYLELYKFWEMAQKDVNALIDKIYEWRNLFPVGKELHQFLNKNIATFDDLERAAAFFIYNRITFSGTSLSGGFSEGAFTGRFTESSIQRLNEFAQVINGGTTTITNLNYEDVVNADGQNVFIFLDPPYYSATKSALYGKNGNLHKAFDHEKFADTMKNCRHKWLITYDDCDYIRKLFSFANIIPWDLTYGMRNVTGNSNQKGKELFISNYLNEIPRTEQLTFAFSEFDGK